The genomic segment CCCTGTTCTTGTCAAAGCAAATAATCTTCAAATAATAGAACCGACAAAAACGATAAAGGTTGATTTGCCGCAGGATACGAATATTAAACCGGCCGCGCCTGTCAAGCAATCACTGAAAGACAGATTTACAAAAACCATAGAAACTCTGCTGCCGCAAATAGTAATATGCTGGCTTATTGGTGTGGTTGTTTTAAGTATTTGGTATCTTGGCGGCTGGACGCAGTTGCAAAGACTTCGCAGGCAAATGACAACGCCGGTTTCCAAAGAGATAAAAACGAAATTAAATCAGCTTTCAAAAATTCTCGGCATAAACAAAACAATTGATGTTGTTCAATCGGTATTAGTTAATGTGCCGACGGTTATAGGTCATTTTAAGCCTGTTGTCCTTTTGCCCGCAAGTACGCTTACGGGTTTGAGCGGCGAACAAATCGAGGCGATTTTAGCGCACGAACTTGCGCATATAAAACGCTGCGATTATTTGGTCAATATTTTACAGACCGTTGTTGAGATACTCGGTTTTTATCATCCGGCCGTGTGGTGGGTTTCAAATAAAATAAGACAGGAACGTGAAAATTGCTGCGATGATGTAGCTGTGCAAATTACAGGCGATGAAGTTAATTACGCACAGGCTCTTGCAACGATGGAAGAAATTCGTTTCGGCAGACCGGAATTAGCTGTTGCGGCATCGGGCGGAAATTTGCTTGAGAGAATCAAACGCCTTCTTGGCAAAGATATTTCAAACAATGAAAAAGCCGGCTGGCTGCCATCCGCAATCGTGATTCTATTGATTGCAGGGTTATTAATTCCAATGATGTTGACATTAAGCAGTTGCGATACACAAAGAATCATCAAGTCAGAAATGAATGCAAAGATTAATCGAATCGACATTGATACTGCGACAAAAGCTGATGTCACAGAAGTTTTTGGCGAGCCGGAAAAATATATGTGGGGAGATGAAAAAAAGAAAACTGTTGAAGTTTTAGATAAAAATAATCTCCCTGACCGTTATATAATGTTTTATCCAAATGATTTCCGCGTTTTTATAGCTAACGACCATATTATAGAATTTCGCTTCGAAGGGCAGAGTGATTATGTTTTCGATGGCGGCCTTACTGTTGGCTCTTCCATTAAAAAAGCATTTAAAGTATTAGGACGACCCAGGAAAGTTGTTGACGGTCGAAAAAATGAATTTACTGAAAATACATATTTTAAAAACATAGATGGAAGAAAAGGCTTCGGTTATTACGCTGTTCCTAAAAAAAATATTCGAATCTGGATTGGAGATGACAAAGTACAAGCCATATACCTGACCCGCAGTAATTATTTTGAAAACAAACCAAGCAGGAAATTGAAAGATAGCGAATTGCCCGAAGGCAGTATTATTGACGCAAACGGATATATAGTCGATAAACTTGATTATCCATTCGTTAGGGATTTTTATGTAATTGGCACATGGAAAAGCGTTGATTATGTCAGAGAGATTGAGAATTTCAAGCCGGATAAACAGGCGTGGATTTGGGGTGAATTGTTCCTGAAAGAAATGGTATTCAACAAAGATGGTACCTTGATTGCGAAAAATGGCAATGCGCCAAAAGGCTATCGTGAAAAATGGACAAAGGGATTGGTTTTATATAACAACGACCAGAAAACCGCGTCGAAATATACCATCAAAGAAATAGCCGGCTCAACTTATATGTTCTACGAATGGAAAAGTGGCGATTATACTATTCGCCATCAGAAGCCAAGCTATTATGTTCTGAAGAAAGTTGAAAAGAATGATTATTCTTCGGTTACAATCAAAGAAGGTGTTGGATTTGATGATGTGATTGTCGGCGACGCGAAATGCACGAGAGAATTTTTGGTTTCAAAGTTTGGTAAACCAGACGGAGATACGAAGGATACCAAAACAAACGGCTGGTGGCTCGACTATCGCAGTAAATACGGAATTGATTTTTGGCTTAATAGCGAGGGCACTCTTTCAGAAATAAGATTAAATCCTGGATTTACAGGAAGTCTCGAATCCGGCATATCGATGAATTCCACTATGCAGGATGTTTTCAGGGTATATGGCAAACCGATTGCTGAAGTGAATGTTGTTAATGCGAAAAGGGGCGCGGATATTCAAAAACTATATATAACGACATCCGCAGAACCGCAAAGCAGTTATATATATTACAATCAGGGGACGCTATTGTTCTGGTTCAAAGGCGACAAAATCAACCAATTCGTAACATTTCCGAAAATGAAAGAAGCAAATAGCGGCTCAGAACCAAACGAAGTAAAAGTTTATGAAGTCGATAAGAGCGTTGCCGATTTCGCTGATAATGATTTTTCAACGCCTGAATCAGCTTATGCGGCGATAAATAAAATATCAGGTCTTAACGACAATAAAAAATGGGCAGCGGTTAGTATTAAGAAACTTTCGGAGAATTTTCTGAAAGCTCAATCTAATGAAAACGCTCCTGA from the Planctomycetaceae bacterium genome contains:
- a CDS encoding M48 family metalloprotease; the encoded protein is MQTLQNILSQEMVQKLGWTLVHFIWQGAVIALLCAIVLRLMRKVSSNLRYTVAFIALAIMVAVPMVTIRMIHISVPGVNPVLVKANNLQIIEPTKTIKVDLPQDTNIKPAAPVKQSLKDRFTKTIETLLPQIVICWLIGVVVLSIWYLGGWTQLQRLRRQMTTPVSKEIKTKLNQLSKILGINKTIDVVQSVLVNVPTVIGHFKPVVLLPASTLTGLSGEQIEAILAHELAHIKRCDYLVNILQTVVEILGFYHPAVWWVSNKIRQERENCCDDVAVQITGDEVNYAQALATMEEIRFGRPELAVAASGGNLLERIKRLLGKDISNNEKAGWLPSAIVILLIAGLLIPMMLTLSSCDTQRIIKSEMNAKINRIDIDTATKADVTEVFGEPEKYMWGDEKKKTVEVLDKNNLPDRYIMFYPNDFRVFIANDHIIEFRFEGQSDYVFDGGLTVGSSIKKAFKVLGRPRKVVDGRKNEFTENTYFKNIDGRKGFGYYAVPKKNIRIWIGDDKVQAIYLTRSNYFENKPSRKLKDSELPEGSIIDANGYIVDKLDYPFVRDFYVIGTWKSVDYVREIENFKPDKQAWIWGELFLKEMVFNKDGTLIAKNGNAPKGYREKWTKGLVLYNNDQKTASKYTIKEIAGSTYMFYEWKSGDYTIRHQKPSYYVLKKVEKNDYSSVTIKEGVGFDDVIVGDAKCTREFLVSKFGKPDGDTKDTKTNGWWLDYRSKYGIDFWLNSEGTLSEIRLNPGFTGSLESGISMNSTMQDVFRVYGKPIAEVNVVNAKRGADIQKLYITTSAEPQSSYIYYNQGTLLFWFKGDKINQFVTFPKMKEANSGSEPNEVKVYEVDKSVADFADNDFSTPESAYAAINKISGLNDNKKWAAVSIKKLSENFLKAQSNENAPDLEWIKTLENAQIIGVHIWKNKYATVIAKLPQEFSSKPIKAPVDVRYFELENGRWLNAGNDRFNTIEDARAKFAKTREYQKEEKEKTEEILMNPQPLEQMAQQLFEKLKTADYNTILSYYDNGNWKEDGWKKLDLDYMVHTAWPDFALWVCRTFKDNPIETIELGKVFIGIKKINEVNNPAIHYKLVLKDGGILEGDLNFVYWAHSKQWQAAEGIDWHLQKDPIKKPADSNTVDKSVISVESRILFVNEKFFKDIKDANFVVDVNHGSVLNDDQRNLLLEMVRGSSDVNMLTAPRVTVYDGEDAAIIVVKPIDYISDYNESSTEPLPKVGNVRTGVKMTVLPKVLEKTDLITLALDFEYTDVEFEKKLYKEKYEYQIPNVNKTQILSRVTVADGQTVLLGGQKIKAEGELDTALILVKAQKTNEILPPPDCNGMTR